A region from the Corylus avellana chromosome ca7, CavTom2PMs-1.0 genome encodes:
- the LOC132188028 gene encoding uncharacterized protein LOC132188028 — MTIVLRFVDKYGFIQERSFDIVHVKDTSALTLKNGISDVLFHHCLDIQNICGQGYDGASNMHVAASRDMSFVHVFFINLSFVINVASALCKRHDQLQAVHATQIAHMQAIGMFDATCTVLEDVGREGGTYSQRGDAKAAYKMLTSFEFIFILHLMKEILGITNVLCEVLQQKSQDILNAIHSVSIAKKLIQKLRDDGWDNLLENVVSFSKKAKIDIPDLSARYIESRGRSQKNHITLEHHYHFDIFNITIDFQLQELDSRFGEKAMELLILRFALDPKDAYKSFKIDDICILAEKIYPFDFSEQKKINLRYQLKYF; from the exons ATGAcaattgttttgagatttgttgacaaatatggttttatacaagaacgTTCATTTGATATAGTTCATGTTAAAGATACATCGGCATTAACTCTAAAAAATGGAATATCTGATGTTCTCTTTCATCATTGccttgatattcaaaatatcTGTGGACAAGGATATGATGGTGCTAGTAATATGCATG TTGCTGCATCTAGAGACATGTCTTTTGTTCATGTGTTCTTCATAAATTTGAGCTTTGTTATCAATGTGGCTAGTGCTTTATGTAAACGTCATGATCAACTACAAGCTGTTCATGCAACACAAATTGCACATATGCAAGCTATTG GAATGTTTGATGCTACTTGTACAGTTCTTGAAGATGTTGGAAGAGAAGGAGGTACTTACTCTCAACGAGGAGATGCTAAGGCTGCTTATAAAATGCTTACATCCTTCgagttcatatttattttacatttaatgaaAGAAATCTTGGGCATCACTAATGTTCTTTGTGAAGTTTTGCAGCAAAAATCTCAAGACATTTTGAATGCTATTCATTCAGTTTCTATTGCAAAAAAACTTatccaaaagttgagagatGATGGTTGGGATAATTTGCTTGAAAACGTTGTCTCTTTctccaagaaagctaaaattgaCATTCCGGATTTGAGTGCTCGTTATATTGAAAGTCGAGGTCGTAGTCAAAAGAATCACATTACATTggagcatcattatcattttgacatattcaatatTACTAtcgactttcaattgcaagagcttgaTAGTAGGTTTGGTGAAAAGGCGATGGAACTTTTGATACTTCGCTTTGCTTTGGATCCAAAAGATGCTTATAAATCCTTTAAAATTGACGATATATGTATCCTTGCGGAGAAGATTTatccttttgatttttctgagcagaagaaaattaatttgagatatcaGTTGAAGTATTTTTGA